A region from the Rufibacter sp. DG15C genome encodes:
- the lptB gene encoding LPS export ABC transporter ATP-binding protein, with translation MILRAEHLFKKYKSRTVVNDVSVEVNQGEIVGLLGPNGAGKTTSFYMIVGLVKPNSGRIYLDQEDITELPMYRRAKKGVGYLAQEASVFRDLTVEENILSVLEMTGRPKQEQKEKVEELLEEFSLTHVRKNKGVVLSGGERRRTEIARALAVDPSFVLLDEPFAGVDPIAVEEIQSIVAKLKTKNIGILITDHNVNETLSIVDRAYLLFEGKILKSGTAEELAADEQVRRVYLGKHFELKRKV, from the coding sequence ATGATTTTAAGAGCTGAACACCTATTCAAAAAATATAAGTCGCGCACGGTGGTGAACGACGTGAGCGTGGAAGTCAACCAAGGCGAGATTGTGGGACTACTGGGGCCAAACGGCGCGGGAAAGACTACTTCGTTCTACATGATTGTAGGCTTGGTGAAGCCCAACTCGGGGCGAATCTATCTTGACCAGGAGGACATCACCGAGCTGCCCATGTACCGCCGGGCCAAGAAAGGCGTGGGCTATCTGGCGCAAGAGGCCTCTGTCTTCAGAGACCTCACCGTGGAGGAGAACATCCTGTCGGTACTGGAGATGACGGGCCGGCCCAAACAGGAACAGAAGGAGAAGGTAGAAGAGCTCTTAGAGGAGTTCTCTCTTACGCATGTACGTAAAAACAAGGGCGTAGTCTTGTCGGGTGGGGAACGCCGCCGCACCGAGATTGCCCGCGCCTTGGCCGTAGACCCCAGCTTCGTGCTGTTGGATGAGCCCTTTGCCGGCGTTGACCCTATTGCCGTGGAGGAGATCCAGAGCATTGTGGCCAAGCTCAAGACCAAAAACATTGGCATTCTCATCACAGACCACAACGTGAACGAGACTCTCTCCATCGTGGACCGTGCCTACCTTCTCTTTGAAGGCAAAATCCTCAAATCCGGCACCGCCGAAGAACTTGCCGCCGATGAGCAGGTGAGACGCGTGTACCTAGGCAAGCACTTTGAGCTGAAAAGGAAGGTTTAG
- a CDS encoding carboxypeptidase-like regulatory domain-containing protein yields the protein MRTIFIIMLSMVYQLASAQIVTNIEGKIIDDKLHCLTGVVISNLKSGAKATSDQKGQFKIIASQGDSLEFRMVGFTTDKILIKDSSLPIKLIMADKEVNCLGAFWTERQYRVASRRMDRRMKKLYKQANGKDAWEQCFNQI from the coding sequence ATGAGAACAATATTCATAATAATGTTATCCATGGTTTATCAATTAGCCTCTGCTCAAATAGTGACAAACATTGAGGGCAAAATAATTGATGATAAACTGCATTGTTTGACCGGAGTAGTTATCTCTAATTTGAAAAGTGGAGCAAAAGCGACTTCTGACCAGAAAGGCCAATTTAAAATTATTGCTAGCCAAGGTGACTCTCTTGAATTCCGAATGGTTGGATTCACAACAGACAAAATCTTAATCAAAGATTCATCCCTTCCTATAAAGCTTATAATGGCTGACAAGGAAGTGAATTGCTTAGGAGCATTTTGGACTGAAAGGCAATATCGAGTAGCAAGTAGACGAATGGATAGGCGTATGAAGAAGCTGTATAAACAAGCGAATGGTAAGGACGCTTGGGAACAATGCTTCAATCAAATCTGA
- a CDS encoding GH3 auxin-responsive promoter family protein, whose product MKKRVHQIDLFRKYPHDVQTELFSSLINTAKYTEWGKQYGYSDKLSVREFQERVPICTYEDLYPQIERIMRGEQNVLWPSKIEWFAKSSGTTNARSKFIPVSPEALEDCHYKGGKDMLSIYVNNYPDTKVFAGKGLSIGGTHHPNEFNADTRCGDVSAVIMQNLPLWAEAMRTPPLKVALMDKWEEKIAKMVEICVKENVTSISGVPTWTYVLLNRILEETGAKDITEVWPNLELFAHGAVAFGPYRELFRQIIPTDKMHYLEIYNASEGFFGIQDEPSLKDEMLLMLDYGVFYEFIPMEEEGKENPKVLTLDQVELGQNYALLISTNAGLWRYKIGDTVKFTSLAPYRIKISGRTKHFINAFGEEVVVENAETAITKACDATGATITNFTAAPIYFEGKSKGGHQWIIEFSKHPSSIEKFTDILDQTLRQINSDYDAKRYKDMALQAPLITVAPKGAFLNWLEHKGKMGGQHKVPRLANNRDYLEEILEVNNLV is encoded by the coding sequence ATGAAGAAGCGGGTCCACCAGATAGACCTGTTCAGAAAATACCCGCATGACGTCCAGACTGAATTGTTTTCCAGTTTGATTAATACCGCCAAGTACACGGAGTGGGGCAAGCAGTACGGCTACTCAGACAAGCTGAGCGTACGCGAGTTTCAGGAGCGCGTGCCTATCTGCACCTATGAGGACTTGTACCCGCAGATTGAGCGTATCATGCGCGGGGAGCAGAATGTGCTGTGGCCTTCTAAGATTGAGTGGTTTGCTAAGTCTTCTGGCACTACCAATGCCCGCAGTAAATTCATTCCCGTAAGCCCCGAGGCCCTGGAAGACTGCCATTACAAAGGCGGGAAGGACATGCTTTCCATCTACGTCAACAACTACCCAGATACCAAAGTCTTCGCGGGGAAGGGCTTGTCTATTGGCGGGACGCACCATCCCAATGAGTTCAACGCAGACACCCGCTGCGGCGACGTCTCTGCCGTGATTATGCAGAACCTACCCCTGTGGGCCGAGGCCATGCGTACGCCACCTTTGAAAGTGGCGCTCATGGACAAGTGGGAGGAGAAGATAGCCAAGATGGTGGAAATCTGCGTCAAGGAGAACGTGACCAGCATATCGGGCGTGCCTACCTGGACCTATGTGCTCTTGAACAGGATTTTGGAGGAGACGGGCGCCAAGGACATCACTGAGGTTTGGCCTAATCTGGAGCTGTTCGCGCACGGGGCAGTAGCCTTTGGTCCGTATAGAGAACTCTTCCGGCAGATTATCCCCACAGATAAGATGCACTACCTGGAGATTTACAACGCCTCTGAAGGCTTCTTCGGGATACAGGATGAGCCAAGCCTCAAAGACGAAATGCTCTTGATGCTGGATTATGGCGTGTTCTATGAGTTCATCCCTATGGAGGAGGAGGGCAAAGAAAACCCGAAGGTGCTTACCCTTGACCAAGTAGAACTGGGCCAGAACTACGCGCTCCTTATATCTACCAACGCCGGCCTCTGGCGCTATAAGATTGGCGACACTGTCAAGTTCACCTCTCTGGCCCCGTACCGCATTAAAATATCAGGCCGGACCAAGCACTTCATCAACGCCTTCGGCGAAGAGGTGGTGGTAGAGAACGCCGAGACGGCCATTACCAAAGCCTGCGACGCTACCGGCGCCACCATCACCAACTTCACAGCCGCACCCATCTACTTTGAAGGCAAAAGCAAAGGCGGTCACCAGTGGATTATAGAGTTCTCTAAACATCCGTCCAGCATAGAAAAATTCACAGACATACTGGACCAGACGCTTCGGCAAATCAACTCAGACTATGACGCCAAGCGCTACAAGGACATGGCCCTGCAGGCGCCGCTAATCACGGTGGCTCCCAAAGGCGCTTTCCTGAACTGGCTGGAGCACAAAGGAAAGATGGGCGGACAGCACAAAGTTCCCAGACTGGCCAACAACCGCGATTACCTGGAAGAGATTCTGGAGGTGAACAACCTGGTATAA
- a CDS encoding c-type cytochrome, translated as MKNFFAMLFATALLLGCESKTQDKATTVANIPETESEDNATLSQDQLLERGNYLVTIGACGDCHSPKLAPSDKVPPMTEDPARRLSGHPANEKLPPAGPGAGKDGWVRFSMNSTAMIGPWGTSFSANLTPDPTGIGNWTLDNFKTALRKGKYKGMENGRDILPPMPWPHYRHMTDQDLEAIFTYLKSLPPVKNVVPAPIPPAAS; from the coding sequence ATGAAAAACTTTTTTGCTATGCTCTTTGCAACCGCTTTGTTGCTAGGTTGCGAAAGTAAAACCCAGGACAAAGCGACGACTGTTGCCAATATTCCAGAAACAGAAAGTGAAGACAATGCAACGCTAAGCCAGGACCAGTTACTGGAAAGGGGAAACTACCTGGTGACAATAGGGGCCTGTGGTGATTGCCACTCGCCTAAACTGGCGCCTTCAGACAAAGTGCCACCTATGACAGAAGACCCAGCTAGGCGATTGTCTGGCCATCCAGCCAATGAGAAATTACCTCCCGCAGGACCGGGCGCTGGCAAAGACGGATGGGTGCGGTTTAGTATGAACAGTACCGCCATGATAGGCCCTTGGGGAACCTCCTTCTCTGCGAACCTTACGCCAGACCCAACCGGCATAGGCAACTGGACCTTAGACAATTTTAAAACGGCTCTTCGCAAGGGCAAATACAAAGGCATGGAGAATGGCAGAGATATACTGCCTCCAATGCCATGGCCTCATTACCGCCACATGACCGACCAAGACTTAGAAGCCATCTTCACCTATCTCAAGTCCCTTCCGCCAGTTAAAAATGTAGTGCCGGCACCTATACCGCCAGCGGCATCTTAA
- a CDS encoding TIGR00266 family protein, with the protein MRSHEIDYRIHGSDIQVLEVELDPQETVIAEAGAMVFMEDGIQFETKMGDGSNPSQGFFGKLVSAGSRLITGESLFMTHFTHRGYSKAKVAFSAPYPGTIMPIDLAQFPQGLIVQKDGFLAAAMGTKIAMHLNQRLGAGFFGGEGFIMQKLTGDGLAFIHAGGTVIERHLHNETLRIDTGCVVAYESGIDFDIQQTGGLKSMVFGGEGLFLATLRGTGRVWIQSMPIKKLIQALMPHGGNAGKEGGLLSSFME; encoded by the coding sequence ATGAGATCACACGAGATTGATTACCGCATCCATGGCTCTGACATTCAGGTGCTGGAAGTAGAACTAGACCCACAGGAAACCGTCATTGCCGAGGCCGGCGCCATGGTCTTCATGGAGGACGGCATCCAGTTTGAAACCAAAATGGGCGACGGCTCCAACCCCAGCCAAGGCTTCTTCGGGAAGCTGGTGTCTGCCGGTAGCCGCTTAATCACGGGTGAGTCTCTGTTCATGACGCACTTCACGCACCGCGGGTACAGCAAGGCCAAGGTAGCCTTCTCAGCGCCTTATCCAGGCACCATCATGCCCATTGACCTGGCGCAGTTTCCGCAGGGCCTGATTGTGCAGAAAGACGGCTTTCTGGCCGCGGCCATGGGCACCAAGATTGCCATGCACTTGAACCAACGGCTGGGCGCGGGCTTCTTTGGCGGCGAGGGCTTCATCATGCAAAAACTCACAGGCGACGGCCTGGCTTTCATTCATGCCGGCGGTACGGTCATTGAGCGGCATCTGCACAATGAAACCCTACGCATAGACACCGGTTGCGTGGTGGCCTATGAGTCCGGCATTGACTTTGACATTCAGCAGACGGGCGGCTTAAAATCCATGGTGTTCGGCGGCGAGGGTCTGTTTTTGGCAACTTTGCGCGGAACCGGCAGAGTTTGGATTCAGTCCATGCCCATCAAGAAGCTCATCCAAGCCTTGATGCCACACGGCGGAAATGCTGGAAAAGAAGGCGGCCTTTTGAGCAGCTTCATGGAATAG
- the gltX gene encoding glutamate--tRNA ligase translates to MEREVRVRFAPSPTGALHIGGVRTALYNYLFAKKMGGKMLLRIEDTDQNRFVPGAEQYIFDSLEWCGIKLDESPVHGGPHAPYRQSERKPMYMDYALQLVNAGHAYYAFDTAEELDAMRERLKAAKVATPQYNAITRTTMKNSLTLPEDEVKRRLESGDPYVIRLKVPRKEEIRLKDMIRGWVMVHSSAIDDKVLMKSDGMPTYHLANIVDDHLMEITHVIRGEEWLPSAPLHVLLYRYFGWEDTMPEFAHLPLLLKPDGNGKLSKRDGDKLGFPVFPLFWQDPNTGETASGYRESGYLPEAFINFLAFLGWNPGTQQELFTMEELIEAFSIERIGKSGTRFDIQKARWYNEQYLRAKPDTELAQYLLASLKDQNVDCSEDRAVKIVSLMKERVTFPQDFAKEATYFFSAPTQYNEQVAAKKWNAAGAAAFEQFRNELSTLEDFNADTVKALLLQILERNGLKIGQVMQALRIAVTGVEAGPDLMAIIEIIGKEETQQRIDAAIAKLSQYAV, encoded by the coding sequence ATGGAAAGAGAAGTACGTGTACGCTTTGCCCCTAGCCCAACCGGGGCCTTGCACATTGGCGGGGTACGCACTGCGTTATATAATTACCTTTTTGCAAAGAAAATGGGCGGCAAGATGTTGCTGCGCATTGAAGATACAGACCAAAACCGCTTTGTGCCCGGTGCCGAGCAATACATCTTTGACAGCCTGGAATGGTGCGGCATCAAGTTAGACGAGAGCCCCGTGCACGGCGGACCGCACGCGCCGTACCGTCAGTCTGAGCGCAAGCCCATGTACATGGACTACGCCCTGCAGCTGGTAAACGCCGGACACGCCTACTACGCCTTTGACACCGCCGAGGAGCTGGACGCCATGCGCGAGCGCCTGAAGGCCGCCAAGGTAGCCACCCCGCAGTACAACGCCATCACGCGCACCACCATGAAGAACTCCCTTACCCTGCCAGAGGATGAGGTGAAGCGCCGACTGGAAAGCGGTGACCCGTACGTGATTCGTTTGAAAGTACCCCGCAAAGAGGAAATCAGACTGAAGGACATGATCAGAGGCTGGGTTATGGTGCACTCCTCGGCTATTGATGACAAGGTCCTGATGAAGTCTGACGGCATGCCAACGTACCACTTAGCCAACATCGTGGATGACCATTTGATGGAAATCACCCACGTGATACGCGGCGAAGAGTGGTTGCCTAGTGCGCCGCTGCACGTGTTGTTGTACCGCTATTTTGGTTGGGAAGATACTATGCCAGAATTCGCTCACTTGCCTTTGTTGTTGAAGCCAGACGGTAACGGTAAACTAAGCAAGCGTGACGGCGACAAGCTAGGCTTCCCGGTGTTCCCGTTGTTCTGGCAAGACCCTAACACCGGTGAGACAGCCAGCGGCTACCGCGAGAGCGGTTACCTGCCAGAGGCGTTCATCAACTTCCTGGCCTTCTTGGGCTGGAACCCTGGCACCCAGCAGGAGCTGTTCACCATGGAAGAACTGATTGAGGCCTTCAGCATTGAGCGCATTGGTAAGTCCGGGACCCGTTTTGACATTCAGAAAGCCCGTTGGTACAATGAGCAGTACCTGCGCGCCAAGCCAGATACAGAACTAGCCCAATACCTGTTGGCTTCCTTAAAAGACCAGAACGTTGATTGTTCAGAAGACCGCGCCGTGAAGATTGTGAGCCTCATGAAAGAGCGCGTGACCTTCCCGCAGGACTTCGCCAAAGAGGCTACGTATTTCTTCTCTGCCCCTACGCAGTACAATGAGCAGGTGGCCGCCAAGAAATGGAACGCCGCCGGGGCCGCCGCCTTTGAGCAGTTCCGGAATGAGTTGAGCACGCTGGAGGACTTCAACGCAGACACCGTGAAAGCACTGTTGTTGCAGATTCTAGAGCGCAACGGCCTGAAGATTGGCCAGGTGATGCAGGCTTTGAGAATTGCGGTGACCGGCGTAGAAGCTGGCCCCGATCTGATGGCCATCATTGAGATTATTGGTAAGGAAGAAACGCAGCAACGCATTGACGCCGCCATTGCCAAACTGAGCCAGTACGCTGTTTAA
- a CDS encoding YihY/virulence factor BrkB family protein: MFKKIFVEGWCIIKEVWYDFLDNNSFQKGAALAYYTIFALPPILIIMINTAGAVFGREAVQGEVYTQLRELMGSKGAADIQEMVESIHQSADFNLATIIGVFTLLVGATGVFISLQESLNQIWGVKPKPKNEYLKILVDRLLSFAMIFGIVFLLLVSLIVNAILVVITSYLANKIDPSLVHITQITNFLVSTAVVTFLFALIYKYLPDAKIKWKDVWVGSLVTALLFALGKSLIGIYLGNSDFSSIYGAAGSVIVVLVWVFYTSQIIFLGAQFTLVYARRYGANIYPSTYAVRIESKEVELGKSPLNAEPGPNEAKAKGEEDPEEEEEAAKK; encoded by the coding sequence ATGTTTAAGAAGATTTTTGTGGAAGGCTGGTGCATCATCAAAGAGGTCTGGTATGACTTTCTGGACAATAACTCGTTCCAGAAAGGGGCAGCGCTGGCCTATTACACCATTTTCGCGCTGCCGCCCATTCTCATCATCATGATTAACACCGCTGGGGCGGTTTTTGGCCGCGAGGCGGTGCAGGGCGAGGTCTACACCCAGCTACGGGAGCTCATGGGCAGCAAAGGCGCCGCCGACATACAGGAGATGGTAGAAAGCATCCATCAGTCCGCAGATTTTAACCTGGCCACTATTATTGGAGTTTTCACTTTGCTGGTGGGGGCTACCGGGGTGTTTATTTCCTTGCAAGAGTCTTTGAACCAGATTTGGGGCGTAAAGCCGAAACCCAAGAACGAATACTTGAAGATTCTGGTGGACCGGCTGTTGTCGTTCGCTATGATTTTTGGGATTGTGTTCCTGCTGTTGGTGAGTTTGATTGTGAATGCTATTCTGGTAGTGATTACCTCCTACCTAGCCAATAAAATAGACCCGTCACTGGTTCACATCACCCAGATTACCAATTTTCTGGTGTCCACTGCTGTGGTGACGTTCCTGTTCGCACTTATCTACAAGTACCTGCCCGACGCTAAAATCAAGTGGAAGGATGTGTGGGTAGGCTCTTTGGTGACGGCCCTGCTCTTTGCGCTGGGGAAGAGCCTGATTGGTATTTACTTGGGCAACAGTGACTTTTCCAGCATTTATGGGGCGGCTGGCTCAGTGATTGTGGTGCTGGTATGGGTGTTTTATACCTCGCAGATTATCTTTCTGGGCGCGCAGTTTACGCTGGTGTATGCCCGCCGCTATGGAGCCAACATTTACCCGTCCACGTACGCGGTGCGGATAGAAAGTAAAGAGGTAGAACTAGGCAAGTCTCCTCTGAACGCAGAGCCCGGGCCCAATGAAGCCAAGGCCAAAGGAGAGGAAGACCCCGAAGAAGAGGAAGAGGCGGCGAAAAAATAA
- a CDS encoding nitroreductase family protein, with protein sequence MQHREEQHNIHELMQARWSPRSFSSELLTKDQIEALFQSARWAPSSGNGQPWRFVYATSDQQEDFQRLVNLLDEGNAIWAKNAPFLMVVFSKTTRDNGKPHAGHLYDTGLAMGQFCLQATAMGLQVHQMGGFAMDKANEALQVPSDYQPIAMAVVGHPAPFTLLPTQDLQTREQTKSTRKALQETVHVGTWEGTYQEMS encoded by the coding sequence ATGCAGCACCGCGAAGAACAGCACAACATCCATGAGCTCATGCAGGCGCGTTGGAGTCCCAGAAGCTTCTCGTCTGAGTTACTCACCAAGGACCAGATAGAAGCTCTGTTCCAGTCGGCGCGCTGGGCACCTTCTTCGGGGAACGGGCAGCCTTGGCGGTTTGTGTACGCTACCAGTGACCAGCAAGAGGATTTCCAGAGGTTAGTAAATCTGTTAGATGAGGGCAATGCCATCTGGGCTAAGAACGCGCCTTTTTTGATGGTGGTATTCTCCAAAACTACTAGAGACAACGGCAAGCCGCATGCTGGCCACCTGTATGACACGGGATTGGCCATGGGGCAGTTTTGTTTGCAGGCCACAGCCATGGGACTACAAGTGCACCAGATGGGTGGCTTCGCCATGGACAAGGCCAATGAGGCTCTACAGGTGCCAAGTGACTACCAGCCCATTGCCATGGCCGTAGTTGGACACCCAGCTCCTTTCACCTTACTCCCAACCCAGGACTTACAAACGCGCGAGCAGACCAAATCTACGCGCAAGGCGCTACAAGAGACCGTGCACGTGGGTACTTGGGAAGGCACCTACCAAGAAATGTCTTAA
- a CDS encoding RidA family protein, translating into MATNIIESKAAPAPIGPYSQAVMAGNTLYVSGQIPLDQATGQLVVGDIQAETHQVMKNLQYILEEAGMGFHNVVKCSIFVKDLGNFGAINDAYGSYFSTNSPARETVEVSRLPKDVNVEISCIAVKF; encoded by the coding sequence ATGGCAACCAACATTATAGAAAGCAAAGCAGCACCGGCCCCTATTGGACCCTATAGCCAAGCCGTGATGGCAGGCAATACCTTGTATGTTTCTGGTCAGATTCCTTTGGACCAGGCCACCGGCCAATTGGTAGTAGGAGACATTCAGGCAGAAACCCATCAGGTCATGAAAAACCTGCAGTACATCTTGGAAGAGGCGGGCATGGGTTTCCACAATGTAGTGAAGTGCTCTATTTTCGTGAAGGACTTAGGCAATTTCGGGGCGATTAATGACGCGTATGGCAGCTACTTTTCTACCAATTCACCTGCACGTGAAACGGTGGAGGTAAGCCGCCTGCCGAAAGACGTGAACGTAGAAATCTCCTGCATCGCGGTTAAATTCTAA
- a CDS encoding 3-hydroxyacyl-CoA dehydrogenase family protein: MKTLVLASPEMEQEYSLKFPNRAYLYLQHPAELGLWLNQVEVVFDLLLHEQPERLAQYAKAEKGEDLVIFCNAAKLQLAAFAKEHGPVNFHLCGVNALPSLFNREVLEVNVLKPESEKEVARVMEVLGTGYELVADRVGMVTPRILCMIINEACYTLQEGTASKEDIDLGMKLGTNYPFGPFEWANKIGVANVYELLQAVYEDTKDERYKICPLLKTAYLKGEEL; encoded by the coding sequence ATGAAGACATTGGTTTTGGCCTCTCCAGAAATGGAGCAAGAATACAGTTTGAAGTTCCCCAACAGAGCGTACCTCTACCTGCAGCACCCGGCAGAACTAGGTTTGTGGCTGAACCAGGTGGAAGTGGTTTTTGACCTGCTGTTGCATGAACAGCCGGAGCGCCTGGCCCAGTATGCCAAGGCTGAGAAAGGGGAAGACTTGGTGATTTTCTGCAATGCGGCTAAGCTACAGCTAGCTGCTTTCGCTAAAGAGCACGGTCCGGTCAACTTCCATCTATGTGGTGTCAACGCTCTACCTAGCTTGTTTAACCGCGAGGTATTGGAAGTAAACGTCTTGAAACCGGAGTCTGAAAAAGAAGTGGCCCGCGTCATGGAGGTTCTGGGCACTGGATATGAGTTGGTAGCGGACCGAGTAGGCATGGTTACACCGCGCATCTTGTGTATGATTATCAATGAAGCCTGCTACACGCTGCAAGAAGGGACCGCCTCCAAGGAAGACATTGACCTGGGCATGAAGCTGGGGACCAACTATCCCTTCGGGCCATTTGAATGGGCGAACAAGATTGGCGTTGCCAATGTCTATGAGTTGCTGCAAGCTGTCTATGAAGACACCAAAGATGAACGCTACAAGATTTGTCCCTTGTTAAAAACTGCCTATCTAAAAGGGGAGGAGCTATAA
- the glmS gene encoding glutamine--fructose-6-phosphate transaminase (isomerizing), producing MCGIVAYVGQREACPIILKGLKRLEYRGYDSAGVALLNDGELKVFKRKGKVSDLEAFIGDQDTSSHIGIGHTRWATHGEPNDANAHPHYSSSKKIAIIHNGIIENYASLKQHLINKGYEFHSDTDSEVFVNLIEDIRETTKVNLAEAVRLALHEVVGAYAIVVISHDSPTELIAARKGSPLVIGIGDGEYFLASDATPIIEYTKDVVYLNDFEIALIKDGVLDLRTKEDVVQTPYIQTLELELESIEKGGYPHFMLKEIFEQPRSIMDSMRGRLVAENTQLTMSSIREYENRFKNANRILIVACGTSWHAGLVAEYLIEELARIPVEVEYASEFRYRNPIINEGDIVIAISQSGETADTLAALELAKSKGALIFGVCNVVGSSIARATDAGAYTHAGPEIGVASTKAFTAQVTVLTLIAMMLAEKRGTMEKSALHQLMLEMEQIPAKVEKALQLDKEIQAIAEIFKDSSNFIYLGRGLNFPVALEGALKLKEISYIHAEGYPAAEMKHGPIALIDENMPVVVIATKDNSYEKVVSNIQEVRARKGRVIAIVTEGDTVIPEMAEFVIEVPEAHEALVPLLSVIPLQLLSYHIAVMRGCNVDQPRNLAKSVTVE from the coding sequence ATGTGTGGAATTGTAGCCTATGTTGGGCAGCGTGAAGCTTGCCCTATAATCCTTAAAGGTTTAAAAAGATTAGAGTACCGTGGTTATGACAGCGCCGGTGTGGCTTTGTTAAATGACGGCGAATTAAAGGTATTCAAGAGGAAAGGCAAGGTAAGCGACCTAGAAGCTTTCATTGGCGACCAAGATACTAGCAGCCACATTGGTATTGGCCACACGCGTTGGGCTACCCACGGGGAGCCAAATGATGCCAACGCCCACCCCCATTATTCTAGCTCTAAAAAGATCGCTATTATTCACAATGGTATCATTGAGAACTACGCTTCTTTAAAGCAACACTTAATCAACAAAGGCTACGAATTCCACAGCGACACTGACTCTGAGGTATTTGTGAACCTGATTGAGGACATCAGAGAAACCACCAAGGTAAACCTAGCTGAAGCAGTGCGTTTGGCTTTGCATGAAGTAGTTGGTGCTTACGCGATTGTGGTTATCTCCCATGACTCTCCTACTGAACTGATTGCAGCCCGTAAGGGGAGCCCGTTGGTGATTGGTATTGGAGACGGAGAATACTTCTTGGCTTCTGATGCGACGCCTATCATTGAGTATACCAAAGATGTGGTGTATTTGAACGACTTTGAGATTGCGTTGATCAAGGATGGCGTATTGGATCTTCGTACTAAAGAAGATGTGGTGCAGACCCCTTACATCCAAACGCTAGAGCTGGAGTTAGAGTCTATTGAGAAAGGCGGCTATCCTCACTTCATGCTGAAGGAGATTTTTGAGCAGCCTCGTTCTATCATGGACAGCATGCGCGGCCGTTTAGTGGCCGAGAATACGCAGTTGACCATGTCCAGCATTAGAGAGTATGAAAACCGCTTCAAGAATGCTAACCGTATTCTCATTGTAGCGTGTGGTACTTCTTGGCATGCCGGCCTAGTAGCCGAATACCTTATTGAAGAACTAGCCCGCATCCCGGTAGAAGTTGAATACGCTTCTGAGTTCCGCTATAGAAACCCCATCATCAACGAAGGTGACATTGTTATTGCTATTTCGCAGTCTGGTGAAACGGCAGATACCTTGGCAGCTCTTGAGCTGGCCAAGTCTAAAGGCGCCCTCATCTTTGGGGTATGTAACGTAGTAGGTTCTTCTATTGCCCGTGCCACAGACGCAGGTGCTTATACCCACGCTGGTCCAGAGATTGGCGTAGCCAGTACCAAAGCCTTCACGGCCCAGGTAACGGTTCTTACCCTAATTGCTATGATGCTGGCCGAGAAGCGCGGCACCATGGAGAAATCTGCTTTGCACCAGTTAATGCTGGAGATGGAGCAGATTCCAGCCAAGGTAGAGAAAGCCCTGCAGTTGGACAAAGAGATCCAGGCGATTGCCGAAATCTTCAAAGATTCCAGCAACTTCATTTACCTGGGCCGCGGATTGAATTTCCCGGTGGCCTTGGAAGGCGCCTTGAAACTGAAGGAGATTTCTTACATCCACGCAGAAGGATACCCAGCGGCAGAAATGAAGCACGGTCCTATTGCCTTGATTGATGAGAACATGCCAGTGGTGGTGATTGCCACCAAGGACAACTCTTATGAGAAGGTAGTTTCTAACATTCAGGAGGTAAGAGCCCGCAAAGGCCGTGTAATTGCCATCGTGACCGAAGGCGACACTGTTATCCCAGAAATGGCAGAGTTTGTGATTGAGGTGCCTGAAGCGCATGAGGCCTTAGTGCCATTGCTTTCTGTGATTCCGTTACAATTACTGAGCTACCACATTGCAGTGATGCGTGGTTGCAACGTAGACCAGCCTAGAAACTTGGCGAAGTCTGTAACTGTTGAATAA